Below is a window of Rahnella aceris DNA.
CATGAATTATTTACCCGCCAAAGCAGCCTTTGCCAAAATCCTGAATAATCCTCAACTCGGCTACGTCAGCCGCTATGCCCTTGGACGTGACTATCACAAAGTCTTGCGCCAGCGCCTGAAAAAACTTGGCGATATGATTCAGGCGCATTGTACTGAACACGCTGATCAGACCGTCACCTTTCGCCCTTTTGTCGATTCCGCCCCCGTGATGGAACGCCCGCTGGCGGCGAAAGCCGGTCTTGGCTGGGTTGGTAAACACTCACTCATTCTTAACCGTGAATCCGGTTCATGGTTCTTTCTCGGCGAACTACTGATTGATTTGCCCCTGCCTGTCGATCAGCCGCAGGAAGAGAAATGCGGAAAGTGCGTGGCCTGCATCACCACTTGCCCGACCGGTGCCATTGTTGCGCCTTATACCGTCGATGCCCGCCGCTGTATTTCCTATCTAACCATTGAGCTGGAAGGCGCAATACCGGAAGAATTCCGCGCGCTGATGGGTAACCGTATCTACGGCTGCGATGATTGCCAGCTGATTTGCCCCTGGAATCGCTATTCGCAACTGACGGATGAAGAAGATTTCAGCCCGCGCGCCGCGCTGCATGCACCAGAGCTGATTGAATTGTTTAGCTGGGCGGAAGAAAAATTTTTGCGTATCACGGAAGGTTCGCCGATCCGGCGTATCGGACATCTGCGCTGGCTGCGCAATATTGCAGTGGCGCTGGGCAATGCGCCCTATTCGGAAGACGTGCTTAATGCCTTACAGTCGCGGGAAGGGAAAAATGCGTTGCTGGATGAACATATCAGTTGGGCAATCGCACAGCAGACAGAAAGAAGGAATGAACATCGGATAGAAGTGCAAACTTCACAGCAAAAACGCCTGATCCGCGCAGTGGAAAAGGGTTTGCCAAGGGATGCATAACCATTCCCCAAAGCAATGCATGAGAAAAGCGATATTTTCTGTGCATAAAAATAAAAATGCTTTGCCAATCAAGTGCAAAAAAAAGAGCAAGTGATCGTCATAACGTTTCTTTATAAATTTATATTGATTTAAATCAACAAGTTATATTTTGGCAATATGGCGAGCGCAAAAAACAGACAGTGTAAAAAAACAACTAAACCTGTGGATAAGTCTGTTTAAAACATTACTACAAATCGTGTAATGATCACGTCATTTATGCACAGAAAATGCAGGAAGAAAGCGTTAAGAAATGATTTTGAACTGAAGAAGAAAACTGGAGCGGGAAACGAGACTCGAACTCGCGACCCCGACCTTGGCAAGGTCGTGCTCTACCAACTGAGCTATTCCCGCATTGAGATGTCTGACATCTGCTGTACTGGCATTTGCTATAAATGTACAGCCTTTGAAACTTTGGAGCGGGAAACGAGACTCGAACTCGCGACCCCGACCTTGGCAAGGTCGTGCTCTACCAACTGAGCTATTCCCGCGTCGCATGGCACTGCTTTTTACGGCTTAAATCTTTGAATCTACGTAACTTAAAAATTTGGAGCGGGAAACGAGACTCGAACTCGCGACCCCGACCTTGGCAAGGTCGTGCTCTACCAACTGAGCTATTCCCGCTCTGCGCACTCAACGAAATTCTTCATCGGTACGGGGTGCGCATTATACGAGAAATCCTTTTAGCCGCAAGCCCCTGAAAGCAAAAAAATGAATTTTTCGTTCAAGTGTCGATTAAAACATCAAAGAGATGAATTAATCAGCGAAACACGGTGATTTCGTGCTCCGCAGCGCAATAAAAAAGATTTCAGTTATTCTGGAGATTAATAAAATGTTCGCGGTAGTAGGCTAATTCAGCGACGGATTCACGGATATCATCCAGGGCCTGATGGGTATTTTGCTTTTTAAAACCGGCCAGCACTTCCGGCTTCCAGCGACGCGCCAGTTCTTTCAGCGTGCTGACATCCAGGTAACGGTAATGGAAATACTCTTCCAGCTCCGGCATATACTTAAACAGGAAACGTCGGTCCTGCCCGACGCTGTTGCCGCAAATCGGCGATTTCCCCGCCGGAACCCACTCGCGCAGGAACTCGATAGTTTTTTGCTGGGCTGCATTGTCATCAAACGGGCTGGCTTTGACGCGATCCACCAGACCGCTGCCGGTGTGCGTACGCACATTCCAGTCATCCATCAGCGCCAGCTGAGCATCAGACTGATGCACCGCCATCACCGGCCCTTCGGCCAGAATGTTCAGATGCGCGTCCGTCACCAGCGTGGCAATCTCAATAATGCGGTCACGTTCAGGATCCAGACCGGTCATTTCCAGGTCGATCCAAATTAAGTTCGAGTCATTTGAAGCCATGATGTGTCCTGTTACAAAGTAGAGAGTTGACGGAGATCTCCGTCATTCGGGCAATTACTATAAAATAGCTGGTATCATAGTCGTTTTGGTCGCACCGAGCGATTAAAGCCAGTCAAGTGAGGCGCAGTGACTAAGTCAAAACTGTCTAAAGGGCAACAACGTCGCGTTCAGACTAACCATCAGCGTCGTCTGACACAGACCGACAAACGAAAAGAGCTGGACGATTCTCTGCATGGCGAACCGCAGGACGGCGTTGTCATCAGCCGTTTCGGGATGCATGCGGACGTTGAAGCGGCCGACGGCAGCCAGCACCGTTGCAATATCCGCCGTACCATCCGTTCTCTGGTCACCGGTGACCGCGTTGTATGGCGCGCCGGGGAAAATACCAGTGTGAAAGGTATCGTCGAGGCGGTCCACGAACGAACTTCCGTTCTGACACGCCCTGATTTCTATGATGGCGTCAAACCCATTGCCGCAAACATTGACCAGATCGTCATTGTCTCCGCCATTCTGCCGGAGCTGTCGCTCAATATTATTGACCGTTATCTGGTAGCGTGCGAAACCGTTGAAGTTGAGCCGCTGATTGTGCTCAATAAAATCGATCTGCTCGACGACGAAGGCCGTAAATTCGTTCAGGGCATGATGGATATCTACCGCAATATCAATTATCGCGTACTCGAAGTGTCGAGCCAGACCGGCGAAGGCATGCCTGCGTTTGAAAAGGCGCTGACTGACCGCATCAGTATTTTTGCCGGCCAGTCAGGCGTAGGCAAATCCAGCCTGCTGAACGCCCTGCTGCCACCGGATGAAAAACAAATTCTGGTGAATGAAGTCTCTGATAACTCAGGCCTGGGTCAGCACACCACCACCGCAGCGCGTCTGTATCACTTCCAGCATGGCGGCGACGTCATCGACTCCCCGGGCGTGCGTGAATTCGGCTTATGGCACCTTGCGCCAGAGCAAATCACCCAGGGCTTTGTCGAATTCCGTCCTTTCCTTGGCTACTGCAAATTCCGTGACTGCAAACACGGCAGTGATCCGGGCTGTGCAATCCGTGACGCCGTAGACCGGGGTGAAATAGCCGAAGAACGTTTCGACAACTACCACCGCATTCTGGAAAGCATGGAAGACGTAAAAACACGTAAAAACTTCGACACGCTGTAATGCTAATTAATTGAATTAACATGTTAATGGCAAACGGGTGAGGTTAACGGAAGTTGAACCGTTGATTTCACCCCGTTACAATCCTCCGCCATACAACACTGCGTGACCCTGAACTGATTTCAGGGTCTCCTGCAAAATGACCGGTAACGCCGGTCATTCATACCATCCAAGAGGTTTTCCCCGTGCTGGACAGTATCAAAATCAAACTGCAATACTTACTTCCTAAACAAGGACTGACCCGTCTTGCTGGCTGGGGCGCGGACAAACGTGCGGCCACGCTGACCCATTGGGTGATCAAAGCGTTTGCGCGTTTTTATAACGTCGACATGAAAGAAGCGCAAAACCCGGATCTCAAATCTTACGCCACATTTAACGAATTCTTCGTGCGTCCGCTGCGCGATGGCGCACGTCCGGTCGTCAGCGGTCTGGATATGCTTTGCCTGCCAGCCGACGGCGCAGTTAGCCAGTTAGGGGCAATTACCGAT
It encodes the following:
- the rsgA gene encoding small ribosomal subunit biogenesis GTPase RsgA, which translates into the protein MTKSKLSKGQQRRVQTNHQRRLTQTDKRKELDDSLHGEPQDGVVISRFGMHADVEAADGSQHRCNIRRTIRSLVTGDRVVWRAGENTSVKGIVEAVHERTSVLTRPDFYDGVKPIAANIDQIVIVSAILPELSLNIIDRYLVACETVEVEPLIVLNKIDLLDDEGRKFVQGMMDIYRNINYRVLEVSSQTGEGMPAFEKALTDRISIFAGQSGVGKSSLLNALLPPDEKQILVNEVSDNSGLGQHTTTAARLYHFQHGGDVIDSPGVREFGLWHLAPEQITQGFVEFRPFLGYCKFRDCKHGSDPGCAIRDAVDRGEIAEERFDNYHRILESMEDVKTRKNFDTL
- the queG gene encoding tRNA epoxyqueuosine(34) reductase QueG; translation: MTLPLDLVQLAQHIKQWGQSLGFQQVGICDTDLSAEEPKLQDWLDKQYHGEMEWMARHGMLRARPHELLPGTLRVISVRMNYLPAKAAFAKILNNPQLGYVSRYALGRDYHKVLRQRLKKLGDMIQAHCTEHADQTVTFRPFVDSAPVMERPLAAKAGLGWVGKHSLILNRESGSWFFLGELLIDLPLPVDQPQEEKCGKCVACITTCPTGAIVAPYTVDARRCISYLTIELEGAIPEEFRALMGNRIYGCDDCQLICPWNRYSQLTDEEDFSPRAALHAPELIELFSWAEEKFLRITEGSPIRRIGHLRWLRNIAVALGNAPYSEDVLNALQSREGKNALLDEHISWAIAQQTERRNEHRIEVQTSQQKRLIRAVEKGLPRDA
- the orn gene encoding oligoribonuclease, with the translated sequence MASNDSNLIWIDLEMTGLDPERDRIIEIATLVTDAHLNILAEGPVMAVHQSDAQLALMDDWNVRTHTGSGLVDRVKASPFDDNAAQQKTIEFLREWVPAGKSPICGNSVGQDRRFLFKYMPELEEYFHYRYLDVSTLKELARRWKPEVLAGFKKQNTHQALDDIRESVAELAYYREHFINLQNN